Proteins encoded together in one Diabrotica undecimpunctata isolate CICGRU chromosome 3, icDiaUnde3, whole genome shotgun sequence window:
- the LOC140436325 gene encoding uncharacterized protein isoform X2 — protein sequence MQNAGQQYGQGGAPSHQTAPFSGHSETTASGGSITTSLRQFRRKIEEKHPHSDSNNSSTAPTESHVARVAPHSHYPPRSTAENYRFPHQYQDYGLQQPVKYSEISEPHPSLQEHISPSVIQKAKSKEYMEMCNVQQQHMKPAYDHLNGQQNYPEANVHPHSQYMHKEPQVHPAYKPESQYFPKDPQYSPQMPHQIPKYNMPTQVRKYPAENDFLSKLRRIHPTMARSIMSDHHLQESQNSYQTMDQNRMYPHHQSQRYMNYPNMQNSAYSHGYVPYSNYPPSCSYNRPSQIPPRFPVNPHERSISPRRGYPENMGLPMNYGGLPAQKMPPNYSQYNAPEYAQHYQHRRAPVTQEYYQQHCSPAQYLPPHQMPPQEIPENRVTVSDSIKHYIENWADEDTASEMNQMESSRICKDGIRGRDDQSTETVYMISSSELEYIENGLITSESGIPVPVVTSETGQYIIKSGVSIENGSEMVRLVEKSSQLEIDPATGERVVNLHIMDPAKPDCMLANRPNDLNQRQPADASFVIPEKPRVVVHQNTVIQSGVQHTHVKKDPVSPVNDASKLGSSLPIITTDTFEEELSRTVISENRKETADKNCSPINLDQLEQYKEQEEEMTSLKTTTDSLVEELASIQEMPVSPRTIPFEDAHLHSKTEDKEDHTENLVEDPHKDIENLLHDTVDDTGAIVSQEESSTPKTDITESDTETTANISMEENLSTEETINNETDQQSIISDNVEREITSPLAPINEVAHSEITNSDESVSEANNDVDPGTFARKADDDKNVNSLEIAEKEKSPMSVIIKRKEHETTENPLQTKCLKPTTKRSRRIFSVDDIINNIGKKLKQNETDSLTRRYSLKTTKEFLEMETKNTFKINQPDIVNREKTEFIIENLIGSKTNTTSAVRRMSELNESTSCSDNKRLELTSEDSANIAPDETPANCTIIENNKCHSPSQATSGSNIESLSDSIPEKTEITSESLPDSKTEVVEDHMQEISENKLEFTIDDQSQSKNDQKSSITIDDRSQSKNDQKSSTSNVNDYDDSITKTEDQSCSTQVLKTEDSCNTEGMDQVDTNNEPLLEENQTKTKIEDAEQAPNNILTSFSENIVSEAKLDQVKVQDTVERHNSTDHTSDSVINNQENNRLSDYIPIDDTVNLLPDISEINSNKTSVKSPETVIQNAEESAVSKDQLYSPNDLEKQVEDLAEDAEIVDSRNTNSLREDDCITELNASSIVPENVFDSNDIVSQEPIIAVEEVICDSKDNESQASIPSNAEAILDLSEDFSNSVENTKTSFNEDVPEASCDLKATTEARNLVEVPQSVDHKVPDQPEVQYRNVIRVEESSVLLEIAGELVEINVNNINGKNIITVVPISDTAVVDFNDNYENFDNVDATDPLKLDELPADPAIENETKELEPEVQETTSEIIIGMDLSLEEEIQLDVDQPPVLCTKAAKKAYDCDLQIPSITTSDDILDKNRSARYNENDKVSSSKEKTKKSKRSKPDSSKQTKQSKRPSSKSDKQSIFRDLIAARNRKKLKVENIDPDDDEFVPFKELIKARKLRKSKQKERKNTEDSNVDSTNKIEEINKENEQSEELEEKNAVTNSEIENAETTTTAESENCTNLVEKSSLTEETKEEKKPASIEPKLVKRVSFSDIHEEIKQIEPKVDSQHEEPKDVSLLQTKEDLKLNRPNGCVSKSSHGKKKLSLEEYIRRKRKLHCDTKGECSEIKKQKIDRQLSAIELAKPNPEKIKLNRAKSLDDINMLKSKDCQKKKLYHEYSPVKQNYFDWEETQSPKVNLNRKDQEKKLCEFKGLILDNNKPKVVIDINDLSSRPSTESSEDEILQNYKEQVESKLNTLNIQIPRTVKPIERQVIETFSKSEMNTLIERFLKNEKLSSEEMEKIRKIISYKRLMQQLKKIRTHDLPRTASANQPYKARKEISDKQTKMLLKKVSEKKKSRFRNLYTHSDSESETDLRDKSKCSGDYSVVQSNCLAGVVPKLIIKRKPEMPLPFVRLERLDLGLLDEKNKKYAL from the exons ATGCAGAATGCTGGACAACAGTACGGCCAAGGAGGTGCACCCTCCCACCAAACGGCACCTTTCAGCGGTCATTCAGAAACGACG GCATCTGGTGGAAGCATAACAACCTCCCTTAGGCAATTTAGaagaaaaattgaagaaaaacatCCTCATAGTGATAGCAACAATTCGTCAACTGCACCAACCGAAAGTCATGTAGCAAGAGTGGCGCCCCATAGTCATTATCCTCCTAGATCCACTGCCGAAAATTACCGATTTCCACATCAATATCAAGATTATGG ATTGCAGCAACCTGTAAAATACTCCGAGATCTCTGAACCGCATCCCTCGCTGCAGGAACACATATCACCATCGGTAATACAAAAAGCGAAGAGTAAGGAATATATGGAAATGTGCAATGTTCAACAACAGCATATGAAACCGGCCTACGATCATCTAAATGGCCAGCAAAATTACCCCGAAGCAAATGTACATCCACATTCACAATATATGCATAAGGAACCGCAG GTTCATCCAGCGTACAAACCAGAATCTCAATACTTCCCAAAGGATCCACAATACTCTCCACAAATGCCGCATCAGATTCCTAAGTACAACATGCCGACGCAAGTTCGGAAGTATCCGGCCGAAAACGACTTTCTGTCAAAATTACGACGCATCCATCCCACCATGGCCCGATCCATTATGAGCGACCATCATTTACAAGAATCGCAAAATTCTTATCAAACAATGGACCAAAACAGAATGTACCCACATCATCAAAGCCAAAG gTATATGAATTATCCTAACATGCAAAATAGTGCCTACTCTCACGGATATGTGCCCTATTCGAACTACCCGCCTAGTTGCAGTTATAATAGACCGTCGCAAATACCTCCTAGATTTCCGGTAAATCCCCACGAAAGGAGCATTTCTCCTAGACGAGGATACCCCGAGAATATGGGACTTCCGATGAATTACGGGGGACTACCGGCCCAGAAGATGCCTCCAAACTACTCGCAATATAACGCTCCCGAATATGCTCAACATTATCAGCATAGACGGGCGCCGGTAACACAAGAGTATTATCAACAGCATTGCAg TCCTGCACAGTACTTGCCACCTCATCAAATGCCGCCCCAGGAAATCCCAGAAAACAGAGTGACGGTCTCAGACAGCATAAAACATTATATCGAAAACTGGGCGGATGAAGATACTGCGTCAGAAATGAACCAAATGGAAAGTTCAAGAATTTGTAAAGATGGTATCAGAGGACGTGACGATCAGTCTACTGAAACCGTATATATGATCTCATCTTCGGAGTTGGAATATATAGAAAACGGACTAATAACTTCCGAAAGTGGAATTCCTGTACCTGTG gtgACGTCTGAAACCGGCCAGTATATAATTAAGTCGGGGGTCTCGATAGAAAACGGATCAGAGATGGTGAGATTAGTCGAAAAGAGCAGCCAACTTGAAATCGATCCTGCGACGGGCGAACGAGTGGTCAATCTACATATAATGGATCCCGCCAAACCCGACTGTATGCTAGCCAATAGACCAAACGATTTGAACCAGAGACAACCAGCAGATGCTTCCTTTGTTATACCAGAAAAACCTCGAGTTGTAGTCCATCAAAATACGGTAATACAGTCTGGTGTGCAACACACCCATGTAAAGAAGGATCCGGTGTCGCCTGTGAATGATGCGAGTAAACTAGGTTCTAGTTTACCGATAATTACTACGGATACGTTTGAGGAAGAACTAAGTCGAACGGTTATTAGTGAAAATCGGAAGGAAACTGCCGATAAAAATTGCTCACCGATTAATTTAGACCAATTAGAACAGTataaagaacaagaggaagaaaTGACTTCTCTTAAAACGACCACCGACAGTTTAGTAGAGGAATTAGCTAGTATCCAAGAAATGCCTGTCTCGCCCAGAACTATACCTTTTGAAGATGCTCATTTACATTCTAAGACTGAAGATAAGGAAGATCATACTGAAAATCTAGTTGAAGATCCTCATAAAGACATTGAAAATTTATTACACGATACTGTCGATGATACAGGTGCAATAGTCAGCCAGGAAGAAAGTAGTACTCCGAAAACTGACATTACAGAAAGTGATACCGAGACAACAGCTAACATATCAATGGAAGAAAATTTATCAACAGAAGAAACTATTAATAATGAGACTGATCAACAATCAATTATTAGCGATAACGTCGAGAGAGAAATAACCTCACCGCTCGCTCCTATAAACGAAGTTGCGCATTCAGAAATTACTAACAGCGATGAGAGTGTTTCGGAAGCCAACAATGATGTAGATCCTGGCACTTTTGCACGAAAAGCTGACGATGACAAAAATGTTAATAGTTTGGAAATCGCAGAAAAGGAAAAAAGCCCTATGTCCGTTATTATAAAACGGAAGGAACATGAGACTACGGAGAATCCGCTGCAAACAAAATGTCTAAAGCCAACAACGAAGCGTTCTAGAAGAATTTTCTCCGTAGACGATATAATAAACAACATTGgaaaaaaattgaaacaaaacgaAACTGACAGCTTAACGAGAAGATACAGTCTTAAAACCACAAAAGAATTTTTGGAAATGGAAACTAAAAACACTTTTAAAATAAATCAGCCAGATATAGTTAATAGGGAGAAAACTGAATTTATTATAGAAAACTTGATAGGCTCCAAAACTAATACTACATCAGCGGTTAGAAGAATGTCAGAGCTCAATGAAAGTACAAGCTGTTCAGATAATAAACGTTTAGAACTAACATCTGAAGATTCTGCAAATATTGCACCTGATGAAACTCCCGCAAATTGTACAATTATTGAAAACAATAAATGCCATTCTCCAAGTCAAGCCACATCAGGCTCAAACATTGAATCCTTGTCAGATTCTATACCTGAAAAGACTGAAATCACAAGTGAAAGTTTACCCGACTCAAAAACGGAGGTGGTTGAAGATCACATGCAAGAAATATCAGAAAATAAATTAGAGTTTACAATTGATGACCAATCTCAATCAAAAAACGATCAAAAATCGTCTATTACAATTGATGACCGATCTCAATCAAAAAACGATCAAAAATCGTCTACCTCAAATGTAAACGACTATGATGACTCTATTACCAAAACTGAAGATCAATCTTGCAGCACGCAAGTTTTAAAAACTGAAGACTCGTGTAATACTGAAGGTATGGACCAAGTTGACACTAACAATGAGCCCCTTTTAGAGGAAAATCAAACTAAAACTAAAATTGAAGATGCTGAACAAGCGCCAAACAACATATTAACGAGTTTCAGTGAAAATATTGTGTCAGAAGCAAAACTAGATCAAGTCAAGGTGCAAGATACTGTTGAACGTCACAATTCCACCGATCACACTTCAGATTCCGTTATAAACAATCAAGAAAATAACAGATTATCAGACTACATACCAATAGACGATACTGTGAATCTATTGCCGGATATTTCAGAAATTAATTCAAACAAAACATCGGTTAAATCACCGGAAACAGTTATTCAGAATGCAGAAGAATCGGCTGTTTCCAAGGACCAACTTTATTCTCCAAATGATCTTGAAAAGCAAGTAGAAGATTTGGCTGAAGATGCTGAGATCGTCGATAGTCGAAACACCAATAGCTTGCGAGAAGATGATTGTATAACTGAATTGAACGCGTCATCTATTGTACCCGAAAACGTATTTGATTCAAACGATATTGTTTCACAAGAACCAATAATTGCAGTTGAGGAAGTGATATGCGATTCCAAAGATAACGAGTCACAAGCGTCTATCCCTTCAAACGCGGAAGCGATTTTGGATTTGTCTGAAGACTTTTCCAATTCTGTCGAAAATACTAAAACGAGTTTTAACGAAGACGTACCAGAAGCAAGTTGTGATCTCAAAGCTACTACAGAAGCTAGAAATTTGGTAGAAGTACCACAGTCTGTAGACCACAAAGTACCTGATCAACCAGAAGTGCAATACAGAAACGTGATTCGAGTAGAAGAATCTAGCGTTTTACTTGAAATAGCTGGAGAATTGGTCgaaataaatgttaataatattaacgGCAAAAATATCATAACGGTGGTGCCGATATCAGACACTGCTGTCGTGGATTTTAACGATAACTACGAAAATTTTGATAACGTTGATGCTACAGATCCGTTGAAATTGGATGAGCTTCCTGCAGATCCGGCTATCGAGAACGAAACAAAGGAGCTAGAACCGGAAGTTCAAGAAACTACCAGTGAAATTATAATCGGAATGGATTTGAGTCTAGAAGAAGAAATCCAACTCGACGTGGACCAGCCTCCAGTACTCTGTACGAAAGCCGCTAAAAAGGCTTACGACTGCGATTTACAGATTCCCTCAATTACTACCAGTGATGATATATTAGACAAAAACAGATCGGCTAGATATAACGAAAATGATAAAGTGAGCTCGAGTAAAGAAAAAACGAAGAAATCTAAAAGGTCCAAACCTGATTCGTCCAAACAaacaaaacaatcgaaaagaccTAGTAGTAAAAGTGATAAACAGTCGATATTTAGGGATCTTATAGCAGCAAGAAACCGAAAAAAACTTAAAGTTGAGAATATTGATCCAGACGATGATGAATTTGTTCCGTTTAAAGAACTTATCAAAGCACGAAAATTACGAAAGAGTAAACAGAAAGAACGAAAAAATACTGAAGACTCCAATGTTGATTCGActaataaaattgaagaaattaACAAAGAGAATGAACAATCTGAAGAACTGGAAGAAAAAAATGCAGTCACTAACAGTGAAATCGAAAACGCTGAAACAACCACAACCGCGGAAAGTGAAAATTGTACAAATCTAGTAGAAAAATCAAGTCTAACTGAAGAAACCAAAGAAGAGAAGAAACCTGCTTCGATTGAACCTAAACTTGTCAAAAGAGTATCTTTTAGTGATATACATGAGGAAATTAAACAAATAGAACCCAAAGTCGACAGTCAACATGAAGAGCCTAAAGATGTATCACTATTGCAAACTaaagaagacttaaaactaaACCGACCAAATGGGTGCGTTTCGAAATCATCGCATGGCAAGAAGAAATTGAGTCTTGAGGAATACATTCGTCGAAAACGAAAACTGCATTGCGATACCAAAGGAGAATGTTCagaaataaaaaagcaaaaaatcgacAGACAGCTGTCAGCTATTGAGTTAGCTAAACCCAACCCGGAAAAAATTAAACTCAACCGAGCTAAATCTTTGGACGATATAAACATGCTCAAGTCCAAAGATTGCCAAAAAAAGAAGCTCTATCATGAATACTCTCCCGTCAAACAAAACTATTTCGATTGGGAAGAAACTCAATCGCCGAAAGTTAACTTGAACCGCAAAGATCAAGAAAAGAAGCTTTGCGAGTTCAAAGGTCTCATATTGGATAATAATAAGCCAAAAGTGGTCATAGACATAAACGATCTCAGCTCAAGACCGAGTACTGAAAGTTCCGAGGACGAAATCCTTCAGAATTATAAAGAACAAGTCGAATCAAAATTGAATACCTTAAATATTCAAATCCCCCGAACAGTCAAACCTATAGAGAGACAAGTGATAGAAACGTTTTCCAAATCCGAGATGAACACTTTGATTGAGAGGTTTCTGAAAAATGAGAAGTTAAGCAGTGAAGAAATGGAGAAAATTCGTAAAATTATTTCGTACAAAAGGTTAATGCAACAGTTAAAGAAGATTAGGACGCACGATCTCCCGCGAACTGCATCGGCTAACCAGCCCTATAAAGCTCGTAAGGAGATCAGCGATAAGCAGACGAAGATGttattaaaaaag GTATCAGAAAAGAAGAAAAGTCGCTTTCGAAACCTCTACACGCACTCCGATAGCGAGTCGGAGACCGATTTGCGGGATAAATCGAAGTGCAGTGGGGATTACTCAGTAGTTCAATCGAACTGTTTGGCTGGAGTCGTACCTAAACTTATTATTAAGAGAAAACCGGAAATGCCTTTGCCGTTTGTTAGGTTAGAAAGGCTAGATCTAGGTTTACTCgatgaaaaaaataagaaatacgCCCTTTAA